A portion of the Oryzias melastigma strain HK-1 unplaced genomic scaffold, ASM292280v2 sc00432, whole genome shotgun sequence genome contains these proteins:
- the LOC112138090 gene encoding ADP-ribosylation factor-like protein 4C, with protein MGGTFSSLHVVMLGLDSAGKTTVLYRLKFHEFVNTVPTIGFNAERVRLAGPGAPSRGFSCHLWDVGGQEKLRPLWRPYSRRADGLVYVVDSVDAERLEEARAELHRVARSPENQGTPMLVIANKQDLPRALDAEEIRARLQLEQLEASTPLHLQPACAITGEGLEEGMGRLQQLILKRRRRRRRQ; from the coding sequence ATGGGGGGAACCTTCTCCAGCCTCCACGTCGTCATGCTCGGTCTGGACTCGGCGGGGAAGACCACGGTTCTGTACCGCCTGAAGTTCCACGAGTTCGTCAACACGGTTCCGACCATCGGCTTCAACGCGGAGCGGGTCCGGCTGGCCGGCCCGGGGGCCCCCAGCCGGGGCTTCAGCTGCCACCTGTGGGACGTGGGGGGCCAGGAGAAGCTGCGGCCCCTGTGGAGGCCCTACAGCCGGCGCGCGGACGGGCTCGTGTACGTGGTGGACTCCGTGGACGCGGAGCGGCTGGAGGAGGCGCGCGCCGAGCTGCACAGGGTCGCGCGCTCCCCGGAGAACCAGGGGACCCCGATGCTGGTCATCGCCAACAAGCAGGACCTGCCGCGCGCGCTGGACGCGGAGGAGATCCGCGCGCGGCTGCAGCTGGAGCAGCTGGAGGCCTCCACCCCCCTCCACCTCCAGCCGGCCTGCGCCATCACCGGAGAGGGGCTGGAGGAGGGCATGGGgaggctgcagcagctgatcctgaagaggaggaggaggaggaggaggcagtgA